In Humulus lupulus chromosome 6, drHumLupu1.1, whole genome shotgun sequence, a single genomic region encodes these proteins:
- the LOC133785730 gene encoding uncharacterized protein LOC133785730: protein MDSENVFDIYSAPEAPEAPSSKKKTSKRHPGESSKVPQAKKTHTAGPPVDGPSANVTPPPSPLEQQTPHAPVGSTPSPPTPTDQTQQAAPTSTGGDISSHALRSVKDRVAKILKHECCREAMASTETMDVDQILTRALNEFASAMLTLTAGRLRSGAVTEHSRTLEQRHAEELKAAEAKYAEQLEAVLEEKNKLDEELREKQTALDKAVEQRDNFKSLIASTIARLKSLSRT, encoded by the exons ATGGACTCCGAGAATGTGTTCGATATATACAGTGCCCCTGAGGCTCCTGAAGCTCCCTcgagcaagaagaaaacaagcaagaGGCATCCCGGGGAAAGCAGTAAAGTACCTCAGGCCAAGAAAACCCATACTGCAGGCCCTCCGGTAGACGGACCCTCAGCAAAtgtaacaccacctccttctcctctcgaGCAGCAAACTCCCCATGCTCCTGTCGGGTCGACACCTTCTCCACCAACCCCAACCGACCAGACTCAACAGGCTGCTCCTACTTCCACGGGGGGTGACATATCGAGTCACGCCTTAAGATCGGTCAAAGATAGGGTGGCCAAAATTTTGAAGCATGAATgttgccgagaggcgatggcttCGACGGAGACAATGGACGTCGACCAAATCTTAACCCGCGCATTGAATGAGTTTGCTAGT gcaatgctgacccttactgcCGGCCGGCTTCGCTCGGGTGCTGTCACCGAGCATTCCAGGACTCTAGAGCAACGGCACGCtgaagaactcaaagctgccgaagcgAAATATGCTGAACAGCTTGAGGcagtgctcgaggagaagaacaaactggATGAGGAGTTGAGGGAGAAGCAGACTGCTCTAGACAAGGCCGTCGAGCAAAGAGACAATTTCAAGAGTCTAATCGCATCAACTATCGCGAGGCTAAAAAGCTTGAGTAGGACTTGA